A genome region from Marasmius oreades isolate 03SP1 chromosome 5, whole genome shotgun sequence includes the following:
- a CDS encoding uncharacterized protein (MEROPS:MER0001214), protein MLARQTFTASFKLPGSHKRKNLQLSTVFLIISRFHSHRMAISSSTSSWRRVTPTRDTIPPFSVFTKPIEKSQQDDREYRIIRLENGLEATLVHDPTADKAAASLDVAVGHLSDPDDMPGLAHFCEHLLFMGTENFPKENEYSEYLAKNNGSSNAYTSLSNTNYYFSISTSHLSGALARFSSFFHSPLFAPSCTTRELNAVDSEHKKNHQQDLWRIFQVNKHLSKPGHPFSKFGSGNKESLSRKAQELKAKGKLPTINPAPTDLSTLQVPPSPLPSRMASPAPSDISTNSDVDSDGGAVGRETRRRLIEWWEREYCASRMHLCVIGKDSLSDLSELVSTLFSPIPNRGIDPLPTIPDHPWGPNEKGTIVSIPTIMTMHMLEIAFPLDPQVEHWRHKPANFISHLIGHEGPGSLLSLLKKEGLAVSLSCGPQALGRGFDLLRVTIELTEKGFKNYQQVVLLSTKYFNLLRSQTHFESFHQHQTSSLSHTRFRFLEKRKPDGYATTIAETMAKPFPRELLLAAPNVTWNWGDEYPGYEKNGNGEVKLKALLNGLRIEEGRVLLMGKEDELERLPRFDTTVQWQQEPWYGTKYRVERFPEEFVKACSAGPAVPDLFLPGSNQFIPENLTVERKDVAKPQRRPHLIWSTPLCSMWHKKDDRFWAPKAEITIHIRSRFSDNTPRSTVLTRLYTDLVTESLTEFSYDAELAGLKYDCHSSSKGFYVVLRGYNDKMDVLAGKVLERVKGLKVDAERLELVVEKNKKAWENFFMGQSYGLANYYTSYILSEKAWKIEELLRELPGITPDEVEKHAALLLSQVHISMLAVGNVTQEEAVDIAEMVESGLGPLEKDVEPSDLNEFALVLPPGSNYIYPSLIRNPAQANNALTYYLHFGEMNDARLRIVSSLLTQIMTEPAFNILRTKEQLGYIVHCSGLLLSGSTLKGLRIIVQSEKRPHYLEGRVETFLEGIKTMLEDMSDAAFGEHKEGLRRKWTEEWKNLSEESASYYSYINSGSLDFYRRDNDAVAIQSVTKADVMDCFMKYVHPSSPVRAKLSVHMLSQKVPPRKVSPAAAEAFETLVRQRDLGITGASATPFSEQNPTITEFVAYWAGVMKVAGVKEEEAQTILKNIQVLVERYPCDGEEGLKDEVLEGATYIKDGEIQDVKKGLARSAKYPAVVEWQDMVVVRSRL, encoded by the exons ATGCTGGCCAGGCAAACGTTCACAGCTTCTTTTAAACTTCCAGGGTCTCACAAACGAAAAAACCTTCAGCTCAGCACAGTTTTTTTGATTATATCTCGATTCCATTCTCATCGAATGGCTATCAGTTCTTCTACCTCCTCGTGGCGACGCGTTACACCTACACGCGACACGATACCCCCGTTCTCAGTATTCACGAAACCTATAGAAAAGTCTCAGCAAGATGATAGAGAGTACAGAATTATTAGACTGGAGAATGGGCTAGAAGCAACGCTTGTTCATGATCCTACAGCAGACAAAGCGGCTGCGAGTTTGGATGTAGCGGTCGGGCATCTGTCGGATCCA GATGATATGCCAGGCCTCGCACATTTTTGTGAACATCTGTTATTCATGGGTACCGagaactttcctaaggaaaaCGAATATAGTGAA TATCTAGCCAAGAACAATGGCTCTTCCAACGCTTACACGTCCCTTTCTAACACCAATTACTACTTCAGCATATCTACCTCCCACCTTTCTGGTGCTCTTGCTCGCTTCTCTTCATTTTTCCATTCTCCTCTCTTTGCACCTTCTTGCACGACCCGAGAACTCAATGCTGTCGACTCTGAACACAAGAAGAATCATCAACAAGATCTTTGGCGTATCTTCCAGGTCAACAAGCATCTCAGTAAGCCGGGACATCCATTCAGCAAATTTGGAAGCGGCAACAAAGAGTCATTGAGCCGGAAAGCCCAAGAATTAAAGGCAAAGGGGAAGTTACCCACCATCAACCCAGCTCCAACGGACTTGTCCACACTGCAGGTCCCTCCCTCTCCACTTCCATCCAGAATGGCATCACCAGCCCCTTCGGACATATCGACGAACAGCGATGTAGACTCGGATGGTGGCGCAGTCGGACGAGAGACGCGCCGACGCTTGATCGAGTGGTGGGAGAGGGAGTATTGTGCGTCAAGAATGCATCTTTGTGTGATTGGAAAGG ACTCCTTGAGCGATCTTTCTGAACTCGTATCCACGCTGTTCTCTCCGATACCCAACCGTGGAATAGACCCTCTTCCCACGATCCCGGACCATCCTTGGGGTCCGAATGAGAAAGGGACTATTGTCTCCATTCCGACAATTATGACAATGCACATGCTGGAGATCGCCTTCCCGCTTGATCCTCAAGTAGAGCACTGGAGACATAAACCGGCAAATTTCATCTCACACTTGATCGGGCATGAAGGTCCTGGGTCGCTTCTGTCATTACTCAAGAAGGAGGGTCTGGCAGTCAGTCTTAGTTGCGGTCCTCAGGCGTTGGGAAGAGGTTTTGATCTGTTGAGAGTTACCATTGAGTTGACTGAAAAGGGATTCA AAAACTATCAACAGGTCGTCCTCCTCTCTACGAAATACTTTAATCTCCTCCGCTCTCAAACACATTTTGAGTCTTTCCATCAACATCAGACATCCTCTCTATCGCATACTCGATTTCGATTTCTGGAGAAAAGAAAGCCCGATGGTTACGCAACAACTATCGCTGAAACGATGGCTAAGCCATTTCCGAGGGAATTATTATTAGCTGCTCCTAACGTCACCTGGAATTGGGGCGATGAGTATCCTGGATACGAGAAAAACGGGAACGGGGAAGTAAAGCTGAAGGCTCTCTTGAATGGACTCAGGATCGAGGAAGGAAGAGTGTTGTTGATGGGTAAAGAGGATGAGTTGGAACGATTACCACGTTTTGACACCACCGTGCAATGGCAACAGGAACCATGGTATGGAACGAAGTATCGGGTCGAAAGGTTCCCCGAGGAGTTTGTCAAGGCGTGTTCGGCAGGACCAGCAGTACCGGATCTGTTCCTACCTGGATCGAATCAATTCATTCCAGAGAATCTGACTGTTGAGAGGAAGGACGTGGCCAAACCGCAAAGACGGCCGCACCTGATCTGGTCAACGCCCCTCTGTAGTATGTGGCACAAGAAGGACGACCGGTTCTGGGCTCCCAAAGCAGAAATCACCATACACATACGGAG CCGGTTCTCCGATAATACACCCCGTTCAACGGTGCTTACGCGACTCTATACTGACTTGGTCACTGAGTCCTTAACGGAATTCTCGTATGACGCTGAATTGGCTGGACTCAAGTATGATTGTCACTCAAGTAGTAAAGGCTTCTATGTTGTTCTCCGAGGTTACAACGACAAGATGGACGTGTTGGCGGGTAAAGTGCTTGAGCGGGTTAAAGGGTTGAAAGTTGACGCCGAAAGGTTGGAACTTGTGGTGGAGAAG AACAAGAAAGCTTGGGAGAACTTTTTCATGGGACAATCGTATGGACTTGCAAATTATTACACCTCATACATCCTTTCAGAAAAGGCATGGAAGATAGAGGAGTTATTAAGGGAGTTGCCTG GCATTACCCCCGACGAGGTCGAGAAACATGcagctcttcttctctcccaAGTTCATATAAGCATGTTGGCTGTGGGTAATGTCACTCAGGAG GAAGCCGTTGACATCGCAGAGATGGTCGAGTCAGGGTTAGGCCCACTCGAGAAGGACGTGGAACCTAGCGACCTGAACGAGTTCGCGTTGGTGCTCCCTCCGGGAAGCAACTACATATACCCTTCTCTCATCCGCAATCCCGCCCAAGCCAACAACGCCCTAACCTACTACCTTCATTTCGGCGAGATGAATGATGCACGACTTCGAATAGTTTCGTCGTTGTTGACCCAGATCATGACGGAACCGGCGTTCAATATCCTCCGAACTAAGGAACAGCTGGGGTATATTGTACATTGTTCGGGTTTACTACTATCGGGATCAACATTGAAGGGGCTGAGAATAATCGTGCAATCGGAGAAACGGCCTCATTATCTGGAGGGACGTGTCGAAACATTCTTGGAGGGCATCAAGACGATGCTAGAAGACATGTCTGATGCAGCATTTGGCGAGCATAAGGAGGGTTTGAGGAGGAAATGGACCGAAGAGTGGAAGAACCTTAGTGAGGAAAGTGCATCGTACTACTCCTATATCAACAGCGGCTCTTTGGATTTCTACAGAA ggGATAATGACGCCGTCGCAATCCAGTCAGTGACAAAAGCCGATGTCATGGACTGCTTTATGAAATACGTCCACCCCTCGTCTCCCGTAAGAGCCAAGCTTTCGGTACACATGCTGTCACAGAAAGTACCCCCGAGGAAAGTCAGTCCTGCGGCTGCGGAAGCGTTCGAAACGTTGGTTCGCCAGCGGGATTTGGGCATCACCGGTGCTTCTGCAACTCCGTTCTCCGAGCAAAACCCCACCATTACAGAGTTTGTGGCGTATTGGGCCGGAGTAATGAAAGTTGCAGGGgtcaaggaagaagaagcgcAGACGATTCTGAAGAATATACAGGTTTTGGTTGAGAGGTATCCGTGTGACGGTGAAGAGGGGCTGAAGGATGAGGTACTAGAAGGAGCGACTTATATAAAGGACGGGGAGATCCAGGATGTTAAGAAGGGTTTGGCGAGGTCGGCAAAGTATCCTGCTGTTGTGGAATGGCAGGATATGGTAGTTGTGCGGAGTAGGTTGTAG
- the DIN4 gene encoding 2-oxoisovalerate dehydrogenase subunit beta 2, mitochondrial, with protein sequence MFTSTLRKRIPRILNVRFSSSVEPPPAGGHLPSVATSQLLRSTRDTALRTPDLVWVDEGSSETSESLVGGRETRKMNTYQAVRDAMSVALTKDDDAVVFGEDVAFGGVFRCTMGLAEEFGRERVFNTPLTEQGLVGFGIGLAMMGHTAIAEIQFADYIFPAFDQLVNEAAKIRYRSGGQYNCGKLTVRTPTMSVGHGGLYHSQSPEGFFMGVSGLKVVIPRSPIQAKGLLLASIRDPNPVVFMEPKVLYRSAVEQVPIDDYTLPLSRAEILVPGSDLTLLSWGTPLYHCETALHMLSSPAPTLEPHIPTSLRTAKIELIDLRTILPWDVDTVVESVKRTGRLVVVHEAGMTAGAGAEICAEVQKRCFLKLNAPVRRVTGWDTPAGLQFEKFIMPDAIRVLDAIVETLSY encoded by the exons ATGTTCACCTCCACATTGCGGAAGAGGATTCCTCGAATTCTT AATGTTCGATTTAGTTCGAGCGTAGAACCTCCGCCAGCCGGTGGACATTTACCTTCAGTTGCAACCTCCCAGTTACTGAGGTCAACTCGCGATACTGCCTTGCGTACTCCGGATCTTGTTTGGGTCGATGAAGGAAGCTCTGAGACCTCGGAAAGCTTAGTTGGTGGACGGGAGACACGTAAAATGAACACCTACCAAGCCGTGAGGGATGCGATGAG TGTTGCGTTGACCAAAGACGACGACGCTGTCGTATTTGGGGAAGACGTCGCGTTTGGAGGCGTATTCAGATGCACGATG GGTCTCGCGGAAGAGTTTGGTCGTGAACGCGTATTCAATACTCCTTTGACGGAACAGGGGCTTGTTGGGTTTGGGATAGGCCTTGCTATGATGGGTCACACCGCCATTGCTGAAATCCAATTCGCGGACTACATTTTCCCTGCTTTTGACCAG TTGGTCAATGAGGCTGCCAAAATACGTTATCGCTCCGGAGGGCAATACAACTGTGGCAAATTGACCGTTCGCACACCAACCATGTCTGTG GGTCACGGAGGATTGTATCATTCACAATCGCCAGAAGGTTTCTTCATGGGTGTTTCGGGGTTAAAG GTTGTTATTCCTCGTTCTCCCATACAAGCCAAAGGACTCCTTCTAGCTTCCATTAGAGACCCCAATCCAGTCGTGTTCATGGAGCCGAAGGTTCTTTATCGTTCAGCAG TCGAACAAGTCCCTATCGATGATTACACCCTTCCGCTCAGCCGTGCAGAAATCTTGGTTCCTGGTTCCGACTTGACACTACTCTCATGGGGAACTCCTCTCTACCATTGTGAAACAGCATTGCATATGCTATCTTCCCCCGCTCCCACACTCGAACCTCACATACCTACGTCGCTACGGACAGCAAAAATAGAGCTTATAGACCTTCGTACCATCCTACCTTGGGATGTGGACACCGTCGTAGAGAGTGTCAAGAGGACTGGCAGGTTAGTCGTTGTACATGAAGCTGGAATGACGGCTGGTGCTGGAGCGGAGATCTGTGCCGAGGTTCAGAAGAGGTGTTTCTTAAAATTGAATGCTCCGGTCAGACGTGTCACTGGTTGGGA TACCCCTGCCGGTTTGCAGTTTGAGAAATTCATTATGCCGGATGCCATTCGTGTGCTTGACGCCATCGTTGAAACTCTGTCGTACTAG